The following are encoded in a window of Sebastes umbrosus isolate fSebUmb1 chromosome 7, fSebUmb1.pri, whole genome shotgun sequence genomic DNA:
- the LOC119491723 gene encoding zona pellucida-like domain-containing protein 1: MLVLLAIQTDLQIARHETKAYRTMRLVILVCQLGLILRTDAQIPDACVTSPTNRPPENSDITVICGNEYMDLSIFLCPVYQASYNESLMVLNNQSDTPECFGTADWSVEPPVLKFRFPVNGSGISSCNSNYKLTTHVGFLNLASEYYYISGNVTFINLPTLTSAGRIANHSQILYGYSCIYPIYFITNSDPLGVLVIRDNNSSFISTLSMMLYKDKLYRETLTMPLTGLSPKTRIYVAVKATNLTDRFNVLLHRCYVTKSSHPKLNKYFDIFVGCDRYAQTKVERNGDSQWAYFSFEAFRFPEDKYRTVSTFYLHCSTSVCEVSSCSALKSDCGSFISGWRREAPYKSNFTVTSPPIVVGNLSPGPRPTDIPSFNQTKVTSFKNGTYPYHYYDNDDYDNYDYDNYIYYDYHNIFDGGLSMSCYSSPLTVVAIVVCNVILTICFSV; the protein is encoded by the exons ATGCTTGTGTTACTAGCAATACAGACAGACCTCCAG ATAGCCAGACACGAAACGAAGGCTTACAG aACAATGAGACTGGTCATTCTTGTGTGCCAGCTTGGCCTCATTTTGAGGACCGATGCCCAGATACCAGATGCTTGTGTTACTAGCCCTACAAACAGACCTCCAG AAAACTCAGACATAACTGTGATTTGTGGCAATGAGTATATGGACCTGAGCATCTTCCTTTGCCCAGTGTACCAAGCTTCTTACAATGAGTCTCTGATGGTCCTCAATAATCAGAGTGACACACCTGAGTGTTTTGGGACTGCTGACTGGAGCGTGGAGCCACCAGTCTTAAAATTCAGATTCCCCGTAAACGGAAGTGGCATTTCATCCTGCAATAGTAACTATAAG CTAACCACTCATGTAGGATTCTTGAACCTCGCATCCGAATACTACTACATCTCTGGCAATGTTACCTTTATAAACCTCCCTACCCTAACCTCTGCGGGTAGGATCGCCAATCACTCACAGATCCTTTACGGCTACTCCTGCATCTACCCGATATATTTTATCACGAACAGCGATCCACTGGGCGT TCTTGTCATCAGAGACAACAATAGCAGCTTCATCAGCACACTGAGTATGATGCTCTACAAA GATAAACTGTACAGAGAGACGCTTACTATGCCGCTAACAGGACTCAGCCCGAAGACCAGGATTTATGTTGCAGTTAAAGCTACCAATCTAACAGACAG GTTCAACGTGCTGCTGCACAGATGCTACGTAACAAAAAGTTCACATCCCAAGCTCAACAAATATTTTGACATCTTTGTAGG GTGTGACCGTTACGCACAAACTAAGGTGGAGCGCAATGGGGACTCCCAGTGGGCTTACTTTTCCTTTGAGGCCTTTAGATTTCCTGAGGACAAATATCGGACAGTTTCCACTTTCTACCTGCACTGCTCCACCAGTGTCTGCGAGGTGTCCTCGTGCAGCGCATTAAAGTCT gACTGTGGTTCTTTCATCAGCGGGTGGAGGAGAGAGGCCCCCTACAAGTCCAACTTTACAGTCACCTCGCCCCCCATCGTTGTGGGCAACCTGAGCCCTGGACCGAGACCCACAGATATTCCCTCATTCAATCAGACTAAAGTTACGTCTTTCAAAAATGGAA CTTATCCATACCACTACTACGACAACGACGACTACGACAACTACGACTACGACAACTACATCTACTACGACTACCACAACATTTTTGATG GTGGACTGTCCATGAGCTGCTACAGCAGTCCTCTCACTGTGGTGGCCATAGTTGTCTGCAATGTCATCCTAACTATTTGTTTCTCTGTCTGA
- the sytl2b gene encoding synaptotagmin-like protein 2 isoform X1, with protein sequence MIDLSHLTEEEQGAIMTVLRRDAELKKAEEERIRKLEQILDSGSQSDTELKYLSGEWFYEAKSRRHMDTIHGSEIILASMKQRKPGLDGSLRSERSRTPSSRGSDIVAPPKPARCLETLQPQEINDAEKENLNSAGRSPRSPRHNPFNRASLIVVAPSEDDDDTSTSHDQESSETEPIFPLKSHQAEANQTSGGSLTSEGSSVGLRPVPKRRTFLSRRTSSQSESNSLVLDALGGSAGIVPAPRRSLQRRSSESSNQSYLKGQYEMPQKRIDSNQESQPSKPLDENSQQPLCDVSQVSSNSSLERERKPPSITRDRSATYKRSDTSTDREIPQESDEIDDRTQREHAALNTVVLHTGSIQDSDRENDSSVGAAMRQEELSLPRSTVDPDPPVSYDLNFIDKSDQQTQKKSNQKHAFQLSTQTTSPTGDEDSIAKVLDWFSRSTDSLDWQNTEDGPKSTNSSDKQVEIRKLRVEDLLQKDVGDIISNRKNEPLEMRRKHFQRQTSEAKELRATDRETQEEVKGDTRDRMRSQEVKDDNDESQPNQISDLKSFWEKSDTGPKILIGKGDKGQKPVYLSPEKDEEKLDKPDRAPDMPTVPGIYNGKGIHDQQKDTGDDVHSRYNSDYLKLAASPQEADRRGSDTEILCVTRLGPQPRTPIQSSPQPDSISQSRETSLQEELSKTIPVSQLDTDPDSEKLYLSRNSPSVDYKTPMRRGLSEDPLTRDSEDKSVESGVSSKRKEDTSSKDRIISPHSNRQGVPRQESTEKIKQLKSFWEQERNSPFYTGKPKALGDGKVARGANQGKLTKRYTKSEYDLTSIGNYSGSDEGDSDRNHHNLTVLPLNQRIDKLSPSLSTSRTQFNTLRQFWGVSASDTKGSVSSDKPKSPKRKEPVSAQLSSQELKSGDPEMYYVSEKTSPAVTNSSPPLQNQSKGSRAANDGKNNLPNYTTAESKRSSKDSNREEKSMKSPSGSRKEIRSPKSRKDSFSNSSSRGNSMRRAASMFALCFPDEKELKMDGSPVHSQSRKQRQNSEKGASPRRSPEEAETLTPRARACVPRDYRHYLGMTDETSVHTSLAPAGEDEGSEGKSRYEFDLDGPVRASTPVTVEEHYSRRGGKPGQRPLWANNSGSDAGPESSVSSTSGSWSNSRNSSNRESQNLVRKALRRAEARPKNLTKSLEDITASVSPRQERRQDSAADKRRVSHVSSIPSPSASLFSDPEQLKKMSKSVPSFLQKEDDSGDTDSEDGDHPRRLRTGSSLNNLTGSSGMASFSSLSGSVTTMYSGDFGNVDVQGNIQFSINYIQKLREFHIFVVECQDLAAVDPKRGRSDPYVKSYLSPDKANLGKRKTSVKKKTLNPTYNEILRYRVRMEYLRTQTLILSVWHNDTFGRNSFLGEVDVDLSKWDFNHTQMNYLALKSRTAPTLAPSHGRGEMRLALRFLPQIIRSAGFTKEHPNTGEIHIWVKECKNLPLIRAAIDPYVKCFVLPDTSRKSRQKTRVLRRTVDPAFNHTMVYDGIRQADLPEACVELTVWDRDRLASNLLGGLRLGPGTGRSYGALVDWMDSTPYEAALWERMIATPNEWVEDILPLRVLNSAKTSFK encoded by the exons ATGATCGACCTGAGCCACCTGacggaggaggagcagggggcGATAATGACGGTGCTGAGGAGGGACGCCGAACTGAAGaaggctgaggaggagagaatCAG GAAACTGGAGCAAATACTAGACAGCGGCTCGCAGTCCGACACCGAGCTGAAGTACCTGTCTGGAGAGTGGTTCTACGAGGCCAAGTCTCGCAGACACATGGACACGATCCACGGCTCGGAGATCATCCTGGCCTCCATGAAACAGAGGAAACCTGGTTTAG ACGGTTCTCTCAGAAGTGAACGATCAAGGACGCCCAGCAGTCGAGGTTCAGACATCGTCGCTCCACCAAAACCTGCCAGATGTTTGGAAACACTACAGCCGCAGGAGATCAA CGATGCAGAAAAAGAGAATCTAAATTCAGCGGGCCGCTCTCCAAGATCG CCGAGGCACAACCCTTTCAACCGTGCTTCCCTTATTGTTGTTGCCCCATCCGAAGATGATGATGACACGTCAACCAGTCACGACCAGGAGTCATCTGAGACAG AGCCCATATTTCCACTGAAGAGCCACCAAGCAGAGGCCAATCAGACTTCGGGTGGCTCCCTCACATCAGAGGGCTCCTCTGTAGGTTTAAGGCCAGTGCCAAAGAGGAGGACATTTCTCTCAAGACGTACCTCCAGTCAGTCAGAAAGCAACAGCCTGGTGTTAGACGCTCTGGGAGGGTCAGCGGGGATTGTTCCCGCCCCAAGACGGAGCCTCCAACGAAGGTCCAGTGAGAGCTCTAACCAGTCCTACCTGAAGGGCCAATATGAAATGCCGCAGAAAAGGATTGATTCTAATCAAGAATCTCAGCCATCCAAACCTCTAGATGAAAACTCCCAGCAGCCTCTCTGTGATGTATCTCAGGTTTCGTCTAATTCCAgtctggagagagaaagaaagccaCCTTCTATAACAAGAGACAG ATCAGCCACGTACAAGAGGAGTGATACCTCCACTGACAGAGAGATCCCACAGGAGAGCGATGAAATAGATGATCGGACACAAAGAGAACATGCGGCGTTGAACACTGTCGTCCTGCACACAGGCAGCATTCAGGATTCAGACAGAGAAAACGACAGCAGCGTGGGAGCAGCAATGAGGCAGGAAGAGCTGAGTCTGCCCCGGAGCACTGTGG ATCCAGATCCTCCAGTATCTTATGATCTCAATTTCATTGATAAATCTGATCAGCAAACGCAGAAGAAATCCAACCAGAAACACGCGTTTCAATTATCCACTCAGACCACCAGTCCCACCGGCGATGAAGACTCCATCGCGAAGGTGCTGGACTGGTTCAGCCGCAGCACAGACAGCCTCGATTGGCAAAACACCGAAGACGGTCCAAAGTCCACAAATAGCTCTGATAAACAAGTAGAAATCAGGAAATTAAGAGTTGAAGATTTATTACAAAAAGATGTTGGGGATATTATAAGCAATAGAAAGAATGAACCCCTTGAAATGAGGAGAAAACACTTCCAAAGACAGACCAGTGAGGCCAAAGAGTTAAGAGctacagacagagaaacacaagAAGAGGTGAAAGGGGATACCAGAGACAGAATGCGGTCACAGGAAGTTAAAGATGATAACGATGAAAGCCAACCAAACCAAATCtctgatctgaagtcattcTGGGAGAAAAGCGACACGGGACCTAAAATACTTATCGGCAAAGGCGACAAAGGACAAAAACCTGTTTACCTCTCACCGGAGAAAGATGAGGAGAAATTGGACAAACCCGACAGAGCGCCTGATATGCCCACTGTGCCTGGAATATACAACGGGAAGGGGATTCATGATCAGCAGAAAGATACTGGAGATGATGTCCACTCAAGATACAACTCAGATTATTTAAAGTTAGCAGCCAGTCCCCAAGAAGCTGACAGAAGAGGTTCAGACACTGAGATCTTATGTGTAACCAGACTTGGTCCACAGCCAAGAACACCCATCCAGTCTAGTCCACAACCTGACAGTATTTCCCAATCTAGAGAAACCTCACTGCAAGAAGAACTGTCCAAGACTATTCCTGTGTCTCAGCTGGATACAGATCCAGACTCTGAGAAGCTCTATTTATCCAGAAACAGCCCATCTGTGGACTACAAAACACCAATGCGTAGAGGTTTAAGTGAAGATCCACTGACGAGGGATAGTGAGGATAAAAGCGTGGAATCAGGCGTGTCTTCTAAACGAAAGGAGGATACATCTAGTAAAGACAGAATTATCAGTCCTCACTCAAACAGACAAGGTGTACCGCGTCAAGAAAGTACTGAGAAGATAAAGCAGCTCAAATCTTTCTGGGAGCAGGAGAGGAATTCTCCGTTTTACACCGGCAAACCTAAAGCTCTTGGTGATGGGAAAGTCGCTCGTGGTGCAAATCAAGGAAAACTGACTAAAAGATATACGAAGTCAGAGTACGATCTGACATCAATTGGAAATTATTCAGGCAGCGATGAAGGAGACTCCGATAGAAATCATCACAATCTTACCGTTCTTCCTTTGAATCAAAGAATAGACAAACTGTCCCCTAGCCTGAGCACGAGCCGAACACAGTTTAATACTCTGCGTCAGTTCTGGGGCGTGTCCGCGTCAGATACCAAAGGATCGGTTTCATCCGACAAACCCAAAAGCCCCAAAAGGAAAGAGCCAGTAAGTGCCCAGCTTTCATCTCAGGAATTAAAAAGCGGTGACCCTGAGATGTACTACGTATCAGAGAAAACAAGTCCAGCTGTCACGAATTCATCGCCACCTCTTCAGAATCAATCAAAGGGGTCAAGAGCGGCGAATGACGGCAAAAACAACCTGCCTAATTATACGACAGCTGAGTCCAAAAGGAGCTCAAAAGACTCTAATAGAGAAGAGAAATCCATGAAATCCCCAAGCGGTTCACGAAAGGAGATTCGTTCTCCAAAGAGCAGAAAAGACAGCTTTAGCAATTCGAGCAGTCGGGGAAACTCCATGCGTCGCGCCGCTAGCATGTTCGCTCTGTGTTTTCCTGATGAAAAAGAGCTTAAAATGGATGGAAGCCCCGTCCACTCCCAGAGCAGAAAGCAGAGGCAGAACTCCGAAAAAGGCGCCTCGCCGAGGAGATCACCAGAGGAAGCCGAGACTCTGACTCCACGTGCACGGGCATGTGTTCCCAGAGACTACCGGCACTACCTGGGCATGACAGATGAGACCAGCGTGCACACCTCCCTCGCCCCGGCTGGGGAGGACGAGGGGTCGGAAGGAAAGTCCAGGTATGAGTTTGACCTGGACGGGCCGGTGAGGGCCAGCACTCCGGTGACCGTAGAGGAGCATTACAGCAGGAGGGGCGGCAAACCGGGTCAGCGCCCCCTGTGGGCAAACAACAGCGGTTCAGATGCAGGTCCGGAGTCATCTGTGAGCAGTACGTCAGGCTCCTGGTCCAACTCCAGGAACAGTTCAAACC GTGAGAGCCAAAACCTTGTAAGGAAAGCTTTGAGACGAGCAGAAGCACGGCCTAAAAATCTGACTAAAAGTTTGGAGGACATCACAGCATCCGTATCACCAC GACAAGAAAGAAGACAAGACTCAGCTGCTGACAAGAGACGCGTTagtcatg TTTCATCCATTCCGTCGCCGTCCGCATCCTTATTTTCGGATCCGGAGCAACTGAAGAAGATGAGCAAATCGGTTCCTTCGTTCCTACAGAAGGAG gaCGATAGCGGAGACACTGACTCTGAGGACGGTGACCACCCAAGAAGACTAAGGACGGGCAGCTCTTTGAATAACCTCACTGGCTCCTCTGGCATGGCGTCTTTCTCTTCT CTGAGTGGAAGTGTGACGACCATGTACAGCGGAGACTTTGGGAATGTGGACGTTCAGGGAAACATCCAGTTCTCCATCAACTACATCCAGAAACTCAGAGAGTTTCACATCTTTGTGGTTGAGTGCCAAGACCTGGCTGCAGTTGACCCAAAGAGGGGCCGCTCAGATCC GTATGTCAAAAGCTACCTGTCTCCTGACAAAGCTAATCTGGGAAAGAGGAAAACATCTGTAAAAAAGAAGACACTGAATCCAACTTACAACGAGATCCTCAGA TATCGTGTTCGCATGGAGTACCTCAGAACCCAGACACTCATTCTCTCAGTTTGGCACAACGACACCTTTGGCAGGAACAGTTTCCTGGGCGAGGTAGACGTGGACCTCTCCAAGTGGGACTTTAACCACACCCAGATGAACTACTTAGCCCTGAAATCAAGG ACTGCACCCACTCTAGCGCCATCACATGGTCGAGGAGAGATGAGACTAGCCTTACGTTTCCTGCCACAGATCATCCGCAGTGCAG GATTCACTAAGGAGCATCCAAACACCGGAGAGATTCACATTTGGGTGAAAGAATGCAAGAACTTGCCTCTAATCAGGGCTGCCATCGACCCATATGTTAAGTG CTTTGTGCTGCCGGACACGAGCAGGAAGAGTCGCCAGAAGACACGTGTGCTGCGGAGGACAGTGGACCCAGCGTTTAACCACACGATGGTGTACGACGGCATCAGACAGGCTGATCTACCAGAAGCCTGCGTGGAGCTCACTGTCTGGGACCGAGACAGGCTGGCCAGCAACCTGCTGGGGGGCCTGAGGCTTGGACCTGGAACAG GCAGAAGTTATGGAGCACTGGTGGACTGGATGGACTCAACTCCTTATGAGGCGGCCCTGTGGGAGCGCATGATAGCCACCCCAAATGAATGGGTGGAGGATATACTCCCATTAAGAGTGCTGAACTCTGCAAAAACTAGTTTCAAATAA
- the sytl2b gene encoding synaptotagmin-like protein 2 isoform X2, with translation MIDLSHLTEEEQGAIMTVLRRDAELKKAEEERIRKLEQILDSGSQSDTELKYLSGEWFYEAKSRRHMDTIHGSEIILASMKQRKPGLDGSLRSERSRTPSSRGSDIVAPPKPARCLETLQPQEINDAEKENLNSAGRSPRSPRHNPFNRASLIVVAPSEDDDDTSTSHDQESSETEPIFPLKSHQAEANQTSGGSLTSEGSSVGLRPVPKRRTFLSRRTSSQSESNSLVLDALGGSAGIVPAPRRSLQRRSSESSNQSYLKGQYEMPQKRIDSNQESQPSKPLDENSQQPLCDVSQVSSNSSLERERKPPSITRDRSATYKRSDTSTDREIPQESDEIDDRTQREHAALNTVVLHTGSIQDSDRENDSSVGAAMRQEELSLPRSTVDPDPPVSYDLNFIDKSDQQTQKKSNQKHAFQLSTQTTSPTGDEDSIAKVLDWFSRSTDSLDWQNTEDGPKSTNSSDKQVEIRKLRVEDLLQKDVGDIISNRKNEPLEMRRKHFQRQTSEAKELRATDRETQEEVKGDTRDRMRSQEVKDDNDESQPNQISDLKSFWEKSDTGPKILIGKGDKGQKPVYLSPEKDEEKLDKPDRAPDMPTVPGIYNGKGIHDQQKDTGDDVHSRYNSDYLKLAASPQEADRRGSDTEILCVTRLGPQPRTPIQSSPQPDSISQSRETSLQEELSKTIPVSQLDTDPDSEKLYLSRNSPSVDYKTPMRRGLSEDPLTRDSEDKSVESGVSSKRKEDTSSKDRIISPHSNRQGVPRQESTEKIKQLKSFWEQERNSPFYTGKPKALGDGKVARGANQGKLTKRYTKSEYDLTSIGNYSGSDEGDSDRNHHNLTVLPLNQRIDKLSPSLSTSRTQFNTLRQFWGVSASDTKGSVSSDKPKSPKRKEPVSAQLSSQELKSGDPEMYYVSEKTSPAVTNSSPPLQNQSKGSRAANDGKNNLPNYTTAESKRSSKDSNREEKSMKSPSGSRKEIRSPKSRKDSFSNSSSRGNSMRRAASMFALCFPDEKELKMDGSPVHSQSRKQRQNSEKGASPRRSPEEAETLTPRARACVPRDYRHYLGMTDETSVHTSLAPAGEDEGSEGKSRYEFDLDGPVRASTPVTVEEHYSRRGGKPGQRPLWANNSGSDAGPESSVSSTSGSWSNSRNSSNRESQNLVRKALRRAEARPKNLTKSLEDITASVSPRQERRQDSAADKRRVSHVSSIPSPSASLFSDPEQLKKMSKSVPSFLQKELSGSVTTMYSGDFGNVDVQGNIQFSINYIQKLREFHIFVVECQDLAAVDPKRGRSDPYVKSYLSPDKANLGKRKTSVKKKTLNPTYNEILRYRVRMEYLRTQTLILSVWHNDTFGRNSFLGEVDVDLSKWDFNHTQMNYLALKSRTAPTLAPSHGRGEMRLALRFLPQIIRSAGFTKEHPNTGEIHIWVKECKNLPLIRAAIDPYVKCFVLPDTSRKSRQKTRVLRRTVDPAFNHTMVYDGIRQADLPEACVELTVWDRDRLASNLLGGLRLGPGTGRSYGALVDWMDSTPYEAALWERMIATPNEWVEDILPLRVLNSAKTSFK, from the exons ATGATCGACCTGAGCCACCTGacggaggaggagcagggggcGATAATGACGGTGCTGAGGAGGGACGCCGAACTGAAGaaggctgaggaggagagaatCAG GAAACTGGAGCAAATACTAGACAGCGGCTCGCAGTCCGACACCGAGCTGAAGTACCTGTCTGGAGAGTGGTTCTACGAGGCCAAGTCTCGCAGACACATGGACACGATCCACGGCTCGGAGATCATCCTGGCCTCCATGAAACAGAGGAAACCTGGTTTAG ACGGTTCTCTCAGAAGTGAACGATCAAGGACGCCCAGCAGTCGAGGTTCAGACATCGTCGCTCCACCAAAACCTGCCAGATGTTTGGAAACACTACAGCCGCAGGAGATCAA CGATGCAGAAAAAGAGAATCTAAATTCAGCGGGCCGCTCTCCAAGATCG CCGAGGCACAACCCTTTCAACCGTGCTTCCCTTATTGTTGTTGCCCCATCCGAAGATGATGATGACACGTCAACCAGTCACGACCAGGAGTCATCTGAGACAG AGCCCATATTTCCACTGAAGAGCCACCAAGCAGAGGCCAATCAGACTTCGGGTGGCTCCCTCACATCAGAGGGCTCCTCTGTAGGTTTAAGGCCAGTGCCAAAGAGGAGGACATTTCTCTCAAGACGTACCTCCAGTCAGTCAGAAAGCAACAGCCTGGTGTTAGACGCTCTGGGAGGGTCAGCGGGGATTGTTCCCGCCCCAAGACGGAGCCTCCAACGAAGGTCCAGTGAGAGCTCTAACCAGTCCTACCTGAAGGGCCAATATGAAATGCCGCAGAAAAGGATTGATTCTAATCAAGAATCTCAGCCATCCAAACCTCTAGATGAAAACTCCCAGCAGCCTCTCTGTGATGTATCTCAGGTTTCGTCTAATTCCAgtctggagagagaaagaaagccaCCTTCTATAACAAGAGACAG ATCAGCCACGTACAAGAGGAGTGATACCTCCACTGACAGAGAGATCCCACAGGAGAGCGATGAAATAGATGATCGGACACAAAGAGAACATGCGGCGTTGAACACTGTCGTCCTGCACACAGGCAGCATTCAGGATTCAGACAGAGAAAACGACAGCAGCGTGGGAGCAGCAATGAGGCAGGAAGAGCTGAGTCTGCCCCGGAGCACTGTGG ATCCAGATCCTCCAGTATCTTATGATCTCAATTTCATTGATAAATCTGATCAGCAAACGCAGAAGAAATCCAACCAGAAACACGCGTTTCAATTATCCACTCAGACCACCAGTCCCACCGGCGATGAAGACTCCATCGCGAAGGTGCTGGACTGGTTCAGCCGCAGCACAGACAGCCTCGATTGGCAAAACACCGAAGACGGTCCAAAGTCCACAAATAGCTCTGATAAACAAGTAGAAATCAGGAAATTAAGAGTTGAAGATTTATTACAAAAAGATGTTGGGGATATTATAAGCAATAGAAAGAATGAACCCCTTGAAATGAGGAGAAAACACTTCCAAAGACAGACCAGTGAGGCCAAAGAGTTAAGAGctacagacagagaaacacaagAAGAGGTGAAAGGGGATACCAGAGACAGAATGCGGTCACAGGAAGTTAAAGATGATAACGATGAAAGCCAACCAAACCAAATCtctgatctgaagtcattcTGGGAGAAAAGCGACACGGGACCTAAAATACTTATCGGCAAAGGCGACAAAGGACAAAAACCTGTTTACCTCTCACCGGAGAAAGATGAGGAGAAATTGGACAAACCCGACAGAGCGCCTGATATGCCCACTGTGCCTGGAATATACAACGGGAAGGGGATTCATGATCAGCAGAAAGATACTGGAGATGATGTCCACTCAAGATACAACTCAGATTATTTAAAGTTAGCAGCCAGTCCCCAAGAAGCTGACAGAAGAGGTTCAGACACTGAGATCTTATGTGTAACCAGACTTGGTCCACAGCCAAGAACACCCATCCAGTCTAGTCCACAACCTGACAGTATTTCCCAATCTAGAGAAACCTCACTGCAAGAAGAACTGTCCAAGACTATTCCTGTGTCTCAGCTGGATACAGATCCAGACTCTGAGAAGCTCTATTTATCCAGAAACAGCCCATCTGTGGACTACAAAACACCAATGCGTAGAGGTTTAAGTGAAGATCCACTGACGAGGGATAGTGAGGATAAAAGCGTGGAATCAGGCGTGTCTTCTAAACGAAAGGAGGATACATCTAGTAAAGACAGAATTATCAGTCCTCACTCAAACAGACAAGGTGTACCGCGTCAAGAAAGTACTGAGAAGATAAAGCAGCTCAAATCTTTCTGGGAGCAGGAGAGGAATTCTCCGTTTTACACCGGCAAACCTAAAGCTCTTGGTGATGGGAAAGTCGCTCGTGGTGCAAATCAAGGAAAACTGACTAAAAGATATACGAAGTCAGAGTACGATCTGACATCAATTGGAAATTATTCAGGCAGCGATGAAGGAGACTCCGATAGAAATCATCACAATCTTACCGTTCTTCCTTTGAATCAAAGAATAGACAAACTGTCCCCTAGCCTGAGCACGAGCCGAACACAGTTTAATACTCTGCGTCAGTTCTGGGGCGTGTCCGCGTCAGATACCAAAGGATCGGTTTCATCCGACAAACCCAAAAGCCCCAAAAGGAAAGAGCCAGTAAGTGCCCAGCTTTCATCTCAGGAATTAAAAAGCGGTGACCCTGAGATGTACTACGTATCAGAGAAAACAAGTCCAGCTGTCACGAATTCATCGCCACCTCTTCAGAATCAATCAAAGGGGTCAAGAGCGGCGAATGACGGCAAAAACAACCTGCCTAATTATACGACAGCTGAGTCCAAAAGGAGCTCAAAAGACTCTAATAGAGAAGAGAAATCCATGAAATCCCCAAGCGGTTCACGAAAGGAGATTCGTTCTCCAAAGAGCAGAAAAGACAGCTTTAGCAATTCGAGCAGTCGGGGAAACTCCATGCGTCGCGCCGCTAGCATGTTCGCTCTGTGTTTTCCTGATGAAAAAGAGCTTAAAATGGATGGAAGCCCCGTCCACTCCCAGAGCAGAAAGCAGAGGCAGAACTCCGAAAAAGGCGCCTCGCCGAGGAGATCACCAGAGGAAGCCGAGACTCTGACTCCACGTGCACGGGCATGTGTTCCCAGAGACTACCGGCACTACCTGGGCATGACAGATGAGACCAGCGTGCACACCTCCCTCGCCCCGGCTGGGGAGGACGAGGGGTCGGAAGGAAAGTCCAGGTATGAGTTTGACCTGGACGGGCCGGTGAGGGCCAGCACTCCGGTGACCGTAGAGGAGCATTACAGCAGGAGGGGCGGCAAACCGGGTCAGCGCCCCCTGTGGGCAAACAACAGCGGTTCAGATGCAGGTCCGGAGTCATCTGTGAGCAGTACGTCAGGCTCCTGGTCCAACTCCAGGAACAGTTCAAACC GTGAGAGCCAAAACCTTGTAAGGAAAGCTTTGAGACGAGCAGAAGCACGGCCTAAAAATCTGACTAAAAGTTTGGAGGACATCACAGCATCCGTATCACCAC GACAAGAAAGAAGACAAGACTCAGCTGCTGACAAGAGACGCGTTagtcatg TTTCATCCATTCCGTCGCCGTCCGCATCCTTATTTTCGGATCCGGAGCAACTGAAGAAGATGAGCAAATCGGTTCCTTCGTTCCTACAGAAGGAG CTGAGTGGAAGTGTGACGACCATGTACAGCGGAGACTTTGGGAATGTGGACGTTCAGGGAAACATCCAGTTCTCCATCAACTACATCCAGAAACTCAGAGAGTTTCACATCTTTGTGGTTGAGTGCCAAGACCTGGCTGCAGTTGACCCAAAGAGGGGCCGCTCAGATCC GTATGTCAAAAGCTACCTGTCTCCTGACAAAGCTAATCTGGGAAAGAGGAAAACATCTGTAAAAAAGAAGACACTGAATCCAACTTACAACGAGATCCTCAGA TATCGTGTTCGCATGGAGTACCTCAGAACCCAGACACTCATTCTCTCAGTTTGGCACAACGACACCTTTGGCAGGAACAGTTTCCTGGGCGAGGTAGACGTGGACCTCTCCAAGTGGGACTTTAACCACACCCAGATGAACTACTTAGCCCTGAAATCAAGG ACTGCACCCACTCTAGCGCCATCACATGGTCGAGGAGAGATGAGACTAGCCTTACGTTTCCTGCCACAGATCATCCGCAGTGCAG GATTCACTAAGGAGCATCCAAACACCGGAGAGATTCACATTTGGGTGAAAGAATGCAAGAACTTGCCTCTAATCAGGGCTGCCATCGACCCATATGTTAAGTG CTTTGTGCTGCCGGACACGAGCAGGAAGAGTCGCCAGAAGACACGTGTGCTGCGGAGGACAGTGGACCCAGCGTTTAACCACACGATGGTGTACGACGGCATCAGACAGGCTGATCTACCAGAAGCCTGCGTGGAGCTCACTGTCTGGGACCGAGACAGGCTGGCCAGCAACCTGCTGGGGGGCCTGAGGCTTGGACCTGGAACAG GCAGAAGTTATGGAGCACTGGTGGACTGGATGGACTCAACTCCTTATGAGGCGGCCCTGTGGGAGCGCATGATAGCCACCCCAAATGAATGGGTGGAGGATATACTCCCATTAAGAGTGCTGAACTCTGCAAAAACTAGTTTCAAATAA